The proteins below come from a single Halobacillus salinarum genomic window:
- a CDS encoding DEAD/DEAH box helicase gives MSIPPQYSGKLLLKAEIPPEHLNKYFTPVPSIEKRFLRRRCKRCGNTASYKFSHMPHAACGKECLYCRNCIQMGRVLECEPLYQATSNHTWPQILNPCAWEGELTPAQQKAAARIIETIQSGGQLLVWAVCGAGKTEMLFPGVTAALEQGKRLCLATPRTDVVRELEPRLKAAFPDVPIDALYGDSPDKTGAAQFVIATTHQLLRFEEAFDVMIIDEVDAFPYHLDASLHFASRRAGKANGSVIQLTATPRKRQERKVKAKQLPVVFIPKRFHGAPLPVPQFKLSPLLKRKLANGELSATAITRITKQQQGPRQLLLFAPTIPAAESVAKRLAGEGYSTEYVHADDPDRSEKITAFRNKNFRILVTTTILERGVTFPSVDVFVLDASHHVFDAQALVQISGRAGRSPADPTGEVIFFHIGKSNAMLDARDAIVKMNKLGAKL, from the coding sequence ATGTCCATTCCCCCGCAATACTCCGGAAAACTGCTCCTGAAAGCAGAAATTCCGCCAGAACACCTCAATAAATATTTCACTCCTGTCCCCTCGATTGAAAAACGCTTCCTTCGCAGACGCTGCAAGCGCTGCGGCAATACGGCATCTTACAAATTTTCGCATATGCCGCATGCCGCCTGCGGTAAAGAGTGTCTTTACTGCCGTAACTGCATTCAAATGGGGCGGGTGCTGGAATGTGAGCCTCTCTATCAAGCGACATCCAATCACACCTGGCCGCAGATTTTAAATCCTTGCGCCTGGGAAGGGGAGCTTACACCGGCACAGCAAAAGGCGGCGGCTCGTATCATAGAGACGATCCAGTCAGGTGGGCAGCTGCTCGTCTGGGCCGTGTGCGGCGCCGGGAAGACGGAAATGCTGTTTCCCGGGGTTACAGCAGCACTGGAGCAGGGGAAACGACTATGTTTAGCCACGCCGCGTACCGATGTCGTCCGCGAGCTTGAACCTAGGCTGAAAGCAGCTTTTCCAGACGTTCCGATCGATGCACTGTACGGAGATAGCCCTGATAAGACGGGAGCTGCACAGTTTGTCATTGCGACGACGCACCAGCTGCTCCGGTTTGAAGAAGCATTTGATGTTATGATCATTGATGAAGTAGACGCCTTTCCTTATCATTTAGATGCCTCGCTTCATTTTGCTTCCCGGCGTGCAGGCAAAGCAAATGGATCTGTCATTCAGTTAACCGCCACTCCGCGTAAGCGGCAGGAACGGAAAGTGAAAGCGAAGCAGCTGCCTGTCGTGTTTATCCCGAAACGGTTCCACGGTGCGCCATTACCTGTCCCCCAATTTAAACTCTCTCCCCTATTAAAAAGAAAGCTTGCTAACGGAGAGCTTTCCGCTACCGCCATCACCCGCATCACGAAACAGCAGCAAGGACCACGTCAGCTTCTTCTCTTTGCCCCTACCATCCCGGCTGCTGAGTCAGTTGCCAAACGGCTTGCTGGTGAAGGTTATTCCACTGAATATGTCCACGCAGACGACCCGGATCGCTCGGAGAAAATCACCGCTTTTCGAAATAAAAACTTCCGCATCCTTGTTACCACCACCATATTAGAACGGGGCGTAACGTTTCCTTCCGTCGACGTTTTCGTACTTGATGCAAGCCACCACGTGTTTGACGCCCAGGCGCTTGTACAGATTTCCGGCCGGGCCGGAAGAAGTCCCGCTGATCCGACAGGTGAGGTCATCTTTTTTCATATTGGAAAATCAAACGCGATGCTGGATGCGAGAGATGCGATTGTCAAAATGAATAAGCTCGGAGCAAAGCTATGA
- a CDS encoding ComF family protein, with amino-acid sequence MLHSATWTDFWRIEYEEILCPACVEKLTPLTKPGCLRCSRTDANGICLDCERWEADRKWEGVLEKNFSAFQYTDGAKDIVARWKYRGDYRLIDVFQKQLKKTYKPLKRLPLVPIPLSPERLRERGFNQAEAMIHALGVSPTSLFSRISSEKQAKKNRKERMSSENPFHLHEHITEPVVLVDDIYTTGTTVRHAAKLLKDSGCPKVYALTLFR; translated from the coding sequence ATGCTTCACTCTGCGACGTGGACGGATTTTTGGCGCATAGAATATGAAGAGATTCTTTGCCCGGCCTGTGTAGAAAAATTAACACCGCTTACGAAGCCGGGCTGCCTGCGATGCTCACGAACCGATGCGAACGGCATTTGTCTTGACTGTGAGCGGTGGGAAGCTGATCGGAAGTGGGAGGGCGTCCTCGAGAAAAACTTCTCTGCTTTTCAGTACACGGATGGTGCGAAGGACATCGTTGCCCGCTGGAAGTACCGCGGAGATTACCGCTTGATCGACGTCTTTCAAAAGCAGCTTAAAAAAACGTATAAACCTTTGAAAAGACTTCCTCTTGTACCGATTCCCCTTAGTCCGGAAAGACTTCGTGAACGAGGCTTTAACCAGGCAGAAGCTATGATCCATGCGCTCGGCGTCTCACCTACATCGCTTTTTTCAAGAATAAGCAGTGAAAAGCAGGCGAAGAAAAACCGGAAAGAGCGCATGAGTTCAGAGAACCCGTTCCATCTGCACGAGCACATCACCGAACCTGTCGTTCTCGTTGATGATATCTATACGACTGGAACGACGGTCAGGCATGCCGCCAAGCTTTTAAAAGACTCCGGCTGTCCAAAAGTGTACGCGCTTACCCTTTTTCGATAA
- a CDS encoding TIGR03826 family flagellar region protein: MGELANCPRCKELFLKGTAEVCQNCRRLEEEDFQKVYAFIRKKSNRTATVMDIVEETGVEEQLIRKFVKQRRLHPAEFPGLSYPCEKCGAEIQEDRLCKNCIDELVSGIKHHERMEKGLERRKQQELKKGLTYYSVNNQKKY, translated from the coding sequence ATGGGGGAATTAGCCAATTGTCCACGATGTAAAGAATTGTTTTTGAAAGGTACGGCAGAGGTATGCCAGAATTGCCGTAGGCTTGAGGAAGAAGATTTCCAAAAGGTTTATGCGTTTATTAGAAAGAAATCCAATCGAACTGCAACGGTTATGGATATCGTTGAAGAAACAGGCGTTGAGGAGCAGCTGATCAGAAAATTTGTGAAGCAGCGGAGACTGCATCCCGCTGAATTTCCCGGACTCAGCTATCCTTGTGAGAAGTGCGGTGCAGAGATTCAGGAAGACCGGTTATGTAAAAACTGCATCGATGAACTCGTCTCAGGCATAAAGCATCACGAACGAATGGAAAAAGGCCTAGAGAGAAGAAAGCAGCAGGAATTGAAAAAAGGACTTACCTACTATTCTGTAAACAATCAGAAGAAGTACTAA
- the flgM gene encoding flagellar biosynthesis anti-sigma factor FlgM gives MSDNRSNQRNENRNEVTGMKINGPNHSNFNPYQKQLQKQVPTQNNGSRQDRLEISKQAKEMQGTDKVNPARQEKLDRIKADLETGNYKVDPQQTAKKMLQFWSNKE, from the coding sequence ATGTCCGATAATAGAAGCAATCAAAGGAACGAAAATCGAAATGAGGTGACTGGCATGAAAATTAATGGTCCTAATCATTCAAACTTTAACCCTTACCAGAAACAGTTGCAAAAGCAAGTCCCTACACAAAACAATGGCAGCAGACAGGATCGTTTAGAAATTTCCAAGCAGGCAAAGGAAATGCAGGGCACAGACAAGGTCAATCCGGCGCGTCAGGAGAAATTGGATAGAATTAAGGCTGATTTGGAGACAGGCAATTATAAAGTCGACCCGCAGCAAACGGCCAAAAAAATGCTCCAATTCTGGTCTAACAAGGAATAG
- a CDS encoding flagellar protein FlgN — MIDVIVAAMAQLQQLHESLLALSKKKTEALKNNETTVIQELLAAERKHIQAIEKVEKKRLEHVAGWYEQNGHALEQPTISEMIELTHGEEQQKLQEAYEAFILVLADLKYQEELNAELTKQSLQFINLSMDMLQPSLKSMNYNSGAQKPANTEQKRSVFDSKA, encoded by the coding sequence ATGATCGATGTAATCGTAGCGGCGATGGCACAGCTGCAGCAGCTGCATGAAAGCCTGCTCGCTTTATCAAAGAAAAAGACAGAAGCTCTAAAGAATAACGAAACGACAGTGATTCAAGAGCTGTTAGCTGCTGAGCGTAAACACATTCAAGCGATTGAAAAAGTGGAAAAGAAGCGGCTGGAGCATGTAGCAGGCTGGTATGAACAAAACGGACACGCTTTAGAGCAGCCGACGATTTCGGAAATGATTGAGCTCACTCATGGGGAGGAACAACAAAAGCTTCAGGAAGCCTATGAAGCTTTTATTCTTGTCCTGGCTGATTTGAAGTACCAGGAAGAGCTGAATGCCGAGCTGACGAAGCAATCGCTGCAGTTTATCAACCTATCTATGGATATGCTTCAGCCATCCTTGAAATCGATGAACTACAACAGCGGCGCACAAAAACCGGCAAATACAGAACAAAAGCGGTCTGTATTTGATTCCAAAGCCTAA
- the flgK gene encoding flagellar hook-associated protein FlgK — translation MVSTFHGLEVAKRGLFTQQSALYTTGHNIANANTPGYTRQRVNFEQTSPFPAASRNRAEIPGQIGTGVQAGSIERVRTQFLDDQYRGENNRSGYYEAMSNAMSRLEQVMNEPSDNGLAKTMDRFWQSLQDLSVNPEDSGARSVVRQRGKAVAETFNYLANTITTLQKDVKNETDVTTKEINSLASQINSINKQISEVEPHGYVPNDLYDERDRLIDQLSGLANIDVSYEETPSSADPLAMGKATISLVDENGQALTPKATLVDGAQNTVQEVKVNYSTDNPALVSSVSVGSTNYTMDEFSSPGKLRALMDVSGYENSAGETVGVYSNMLHNLDTMATSFVNQFNSVQQSGESLNTLDNNDTPPAFFSLAGSTLKDGVQVGLSASLDITDAIKNDLDNIAASDASALAGNGDNAQALADVKEQNDPLLGEETNLNSFYEALIGGMAVDAQEASRLSNNSQTLRQSVEESRMSVSSVSLDEEMTNMIKYQHAYNAAARNITAVDEMIDRIINQMGRVGR, via the coding sequence ATGGTATCAACATTTCACGGACTGGAAGTAGCCAAGCGCGGCCTATTCACCCAGCAGTCCGCCTTATATACAACGGGACATAATATCGCAAACGCCAATACCCCGGGCTACACCCGCCAGCGCGTGAATTTTGAACAGACTAGCCCTTTTCCAGCGGCATCAAGGAACCGGGCCGAGATCCCGGGTCAGATCGGCACCGGTGTGCAGGCAGGTTCCATAGAACGAGTGCGGACACAGTTTCTTGATGATCAGTACCGCGGGGAAAATAACCGGAGCGGCTATTATGAAGCGATGTCGAATGCGATGAGCCGTCTCGAGCAGGTTATGAATGAACCGTCGGATAACGGGCTTGCCAAAACGATGGACCGCTTCTGGCAGTCGCTGCAGGATTTATCGGTGAACCCCGAGGATTCCGGTGCCCGTTCGGTCGTCAGACAGCGCGGGAAAGCCGTCGCAGAAACCTTTAATTACCTGGCTAACACGATTACCACTTTGCAGAAAGACGTAAAAAACGAAACGGACGTCACGACCAAGGAAATCAACTCGCTCGCCAGCCAGATCAACAGCATCAATAAACAAATCTCAGAAGTAGAGCCGCACGGCTATGTTCCGAATGACTTGTATGACGAACGCGACCGCTTGATTGATCAGCTGTCGGGGCTTGCGAATATTGATGTTTCCTACGAGGAGACGCCGAGCTCAGCCGATCCGCTGGCGATGGGAAAAGCAACGATTTCCTTAGTCGATGAAAACGGCCAGGCACTTACTCCAAAAGCAACCCTTGTCGATGGGGCGCAAAACACGGTCCAGGAAGTGAAAGTCAATTATTCTACAGATAACCCGGCCCTAGTAAGCTCGGTGAGCGTTGGAAGTACGAATTATACGATGGATGAATTTTCATCGCCCGGAAAGCTGCGGGCGTTAATGGACGTATCAGGCTATGAAAACAGCGCAGGAGAGACGGTGGGCGTCTACTCCAATATGCTCCACAACCTTGATACGATGGCGACTTCGTTCGTGAATCAATTCAACAGCGTGCAGCAGAGCGGGGAATCACTGAACACATTGGATAACAATGACACACCGCCTGCCTTTTTCTCTCTGGCAGGTTCCACATTAAAAGACGGAGTCCAGGTCGGGCTTTCGGCATCGCTTGATATTACTGATGCGATCAAAAATGATCTGGATAACATTGCTGCTTCAGACGCGTCAGCGCTTGCCGGTAACGGCGACAATGCACAGGCACTTGCGGACGTGAAGGAGCAAAACGATCCACTGCTCGGAGAAGAGACGAATTTAAACAGCTTTTATGAAGCCTTAATTGGCGGAATGGCGGTTGATGCCCAGGAAGCATCCCGACTTTCCAACAACTCGCAAACGCTGCGCCAGTCTGTCGAGGAGTCAAGAATGTCCGTGAGCTCCGTCTCTTTAGATGAAGAAATGACGAACATGATTAAATACCAGCACGCCTATAACGCAGCGGCTCGAAATATTACTGCTGTGGATGAAATGATCGACCGGATTATTAACCAAATGGGACGAGTAGGGAGGTAA
- the flgL gene encoding flagellar hook-associated protein FlgL — protein MRVTQSMLANNMLRNLSQSYGQMGKYQEQLSTGKKISKPSEDPVVAMKGINYRSQLTEVQQYKRNIGEVHNWMDNSDSALDKATQAMQRIRELTVQASNGTYEEGQRANIAKEIRQLKDHLASIANTKVNDKYIFNGANTTEAPVDQDTYTVNNSDSTVDIPVSAGVKMQVNVEPDQVFNQQLFDDIEKFADALEGTGSDEDLDQYLDTFDSHIDDIVNTRADLGARMNRVDLIEDRLSTQEVTASQMMSDNEDADIEKVITNLKTQESVHRAALSVGSRIIQPTLMDFLR, from the coding sequence ATGCGTGTAACACAAAGCATGCTTGCTAACAATATGCTGCGTAACTTAAGCCAGAGCTACGGCCAGATGGGGAAATACCAGGAGCAGCTTTCAACAGGAAAGAAAATTTCAAAGCCATCTGAAGATCCTGTGGTTGCAATGAAGGGAATTAACTACCGCTCCCAGCTTACCGAGGTGCAGCAGTACAAACGCAATATTGGAGAAGTGCATAACTGGATGGATAACAGTGACTCGGCTCTTGATAAAGCAACACAGGCGATGCAGCGGATCCGCGAGCTGACCGTTCAGGCGAGTAACGGTACATATGAAGAAGGACAGCGGGCGAATATCGCAAAGGAAATCCGCCAATTGAAGGATCACCTCGCCAGTATCGCCAATACGAAAGTGAACGATAAATACATTTTCAATGGAGCCAATACGACAGAAGCTCCCGTAGACCAGGACACATACACGGTTAACAACAGTGATTCTACGGTCGATATTCCTGTTTCTGCCGGTGTTAAGATGCAGGTGAATGTCGAGCCGGATCAAGTGTTTAACCAGCAGCTGTTTGATGACATTGAAAAATTTGCGGATGCTTTAGAAGGCACAGGAAGCGATGAAGATTTGGATCAATATTTAGATACCTTTGATTCTCATATTGATGATATCGTCAATACCCGCGCCGATCTTGGAGCGAGGATGAACCGTGTCGACTTAATTGAAGACCGTCTGTCCACGCAGGAAGTGACTGCGTCCCAAATGATGTCTGATAACGAGGATGCGGATATTGAAAAAGTCATTACGAATTTGAAAACGCAGGAAAGCGTCCACCGCGCCGCTTTGAGTGTTGGTTCACGAATCATTCAACCAACACTGATGGACTTTTTAAGATAA
- a CDS encoding DUF6470 family protein, giving the protein MEMPRLQVETTPARLGIMTHNARQTIRQPDAELSIQQPKARLLIEQRPGKLTIDQTRAWQNIDLKSIFVRSDEMVSDARQLWLEGIARAAQEGDELMRIEHKGNPIATQAEENSRYQFELDPGGLPAYDLVDIHYAPSEAEINVEPQKPVIEAQPRKPELGYQRGNVDLHMEQYPDVKIDWKV; this is encoded by the coding sequence ATGGAGATGCCGAGGTTACAAGTAGAAACGACGCCGGCAAGACTCGGAATCATGACTCATAATGCCAGACAGACAATCCGCCAGCCGGATGCGGAGCTGTCGATTCAGCAGCCAAAAGCGAGACTGTTGATCGAACAGCGTCCAGGCAAGCTTACCATCGACCAGACGAGGGCGTGGCAGAACATTGATTTAAAAAGCATATTTGTCCGGAGTGACGAAATGGTGTCCGATGCCCGTCAGCTGTGGCTTGAAGGGATCGCCCGCGCGGCTCAGGAAGGTGATGAACTGATGCGGATTGAGCATAAAGGCAACCCGATCGCGACGCAAGCCGAAGAAAACTCGCGTTATCAATTCGAGCTTGATCCTGGCGGACTGCCGGCGTATGATCTCGTTGACATACACTATGCTCCATCCGAGGCTGAAATTAACGTTGAGCCTCAGAAGCCAGTCATTGAAGCCCAGCCAAGAAAACCTGAACTCGGCTACCAGCGGGGAAATGTTGATTTGCACATGGAACAGTATCCTGACGTAAAAATTGATTGGAAAGTATAA
- the fliW gene encoding flagellar assembly protein FliW encodes MELQTKHFGTVEVDGNELIRFEQGIPGLEQYKTYALLPVDETSVYFALQPVDEAEIALIITNPYLFYQQYSFDLDEAVKEELAISKREDVAVYNVITLKEPFSSSTINLQAPIVINVESKKGRQLILTDDHYHTRHPLIQSQEGGERRAHP; translated from the coding sequence ATGGAATTACAAACGAAGCACTTTGGCACTGTGGAAGTGGACGGGAATGAACTGATCCGGTTTGAACAAGGCATCCCGGGACTTGAACAATATAAGACGTATGCGCTTTTGCCGGTAGATGAAACGTCGGTATATTTTGCTCTGCAGCCGGTCGATGAAGCAGAAATCGCCTTGATCATTACGAACCCTTATTTATTTTATCAGCAGTATTCATTTGATCTGGATGAAGCGGTGAAAGAGGAATTAGCCATATCAAAACGGGAAGACGTAGCTGTTTATAACGTGATTACGTTAAAAGAGCCGTTCAGCTCCTCAACGATTAACCTGCAGGCGCCAATCGTTATTAATGTGGAATCGAAAAAGGGGAGACAGCTGATTTTGACTGATGACCATTACCACACCCGTCATCCATTGATCCAGTCACAAGAAGGTGGGGAACGCCGTGCTCATCCTTAA
- the csrA gene encoding carbon storage regulator CsrA produces MLILNRKEGESIRIGDDIEVKIVSVEGGQVKLGIDAPRSLDVYREEVYRAIQEENTEAASFSGELLNYLKNQKKD; encoded by the coding sequence GTGCTCATCCTTAACCGCAAAGAAGGCGAATCAATCCGCATCGGCGACGACATCGAAGTGAAAATTGTTTCTGTGGAAGGCGGCCAGGTTAAGCTCGGCATCGATGCCCCGCGAAGTTTGGACGTGTACCGAGAGGAAGTCTACCGGGCGATTCAAGAAGAGAACACCGAAGCGGCTTCGTTCTCCGGCGAACTGTTAAATTACTTAAAAAACCAAAAAAAAGATTAA
- a CDS encoding flagellin N-terminal helical domain-containing protein, with amino-acid sequence MRINHNIAALNTYRQLGQANKAMSGSMEKLSSGMRINKAGDDAAGLAISEKMRGQIRGLDMASKNAQDGVSFIQTAEGALNETHSILQRMRELATQSANDTNTDSDRAELQKEVDQLAQEITRVSNNTEFNTQSLLNGGIKDGNLGKATFHIGANSGQNLGLEINAMDAFSLGVGRNVTTATLQSGATDTTGVSLDASVGSGVLNGANLQLSAKDTAIQATETNTKLQTVNNTSKYNGYTVSVTSTSGAADSFNIDNDAKTITISLDADDTAASVGSANSFIKAQTGGSDFEFSATPVVGTGTLAGALLMMK; translated from the coding sequence ATGAGAATTAATCACAATATCGCGGCATTGAATACTTACCGTCAGCTAGGACAGGCGAACAAAGCTATGTCCGGATCAATGGAAAAACTATCTTCTGGCATGAGAATTAACAAAGCTGGGGACGATGCAGCTGGTCTAGCGATTTCAGAGAAAATGCGCGGACAGATTCGTGGGTTGGATATGGCGTCTAAAAATGCACAGGATGGTGTATCATTCATTCAAACTGCTGAAGGTGCTTTAAATGAAACACATAGTATTCTTCAACGTATGCGTGAATTAGCAACACAATCAGCAAATGACACTAATACAGACTCTGATCGCGCTGAGCTTCAGAAAGAAGTAGACCAATTAGCTCAGGAAATTACTCGGGTTTCGAATAATACCGAGTTTAACACTCAATCATTGCTAAATGGTGGAATAAAAGATGGTAACCTTGGTAAGGCTACTTTTCATATTGGAGCAAATTCCGGCCAAAACTTAGGATTAGAAATAAATGCTATGGACGCATTTTCTTTGGGAGTAGGAAGAAATGTTACAACTGCAACTTTACAAAGTGGTGCAACAGATACTACAGGAGTTTCATTGGACGCTAGTGTAGGTTCTGGAGTTCTTAATGGAGCAAACCTCCAATTATCAGCAAAAGATACTGCTATTCAAGCTACAGAAACTAATACTAAACTTCAAACAGTAAATAATACTTCTAAGTATAATGGTTATACTGTATCTGTTACTTCTACTTCTGGTGCGGCTGATAGTTTTAATATTGATAATGATGCAAAGACAATTACAATCTCTTTAGATGCTGATGATACTGCCGCTTCAGTAGGTAGTGCTAACTCATTTATTAAAGCGCAAACAGGTGGATCAGATTTTGAATTTAGTGCGACACCAGTAGTAGGAACTGGCACTCTAGCAGGGGCCTTGCTGATGATGAAGTAA
- the flaG gene encoding flagellar protein FlaG — translation MNVGPILTQSQLLQKNSSQPRLRTSVQEPETEAEIQSAVKNEQEQQAPTKEDVKKVVDGLNRFLEPVKTSIRFQYHEKLEEYYVTIVDNKTDKVIKEIPPKKMLDLYAAMAESLGIIVDHKI, via the coding sequence GTGAATGTAGGACCCATTCTAACTCAATCACAACTCCTGCAGAAGAATTCATCTCAGCCCAGACTTCGTACATCAGTTCAGGAGCCAGAAACCGAAGCAGAAATTCAATCCGCAGTAAAGAATGAACAAGAACAGCAAGCACCGACGAAAGAGGATGTGAAGAAGGTTGTAGATGGATTGAACCGGTTTTTAGAGCCGGTGAAAACGTCGATTCGCTTCCAGTACCACGAAAAGCTGGAGGAGTATTACGTTACGATTGTTGATAACAAGACGGATAAAGTGATTAAGGAAATTCCGCCGAAAAAGATGCTCGATCTCTATGCGGCGATGGCGGAATCGCTTGGGATTATTGTCGATCATAAAATATAA